Part of the Nitrospirota bacterium genome, ACTCGGTGAACGTGATATTGCATACAGGTGTAATCTCGTTACATTGAAAATTCTAAAGTCAGGCAAATCGCCACATGTCAGGGGTAGGGCCTTTATGGATGATTACAGCAGTGGTCATATCTCAACAAAAGAGGCAAAGCCGCTTATTGAGGAAATAAACCAGAAGTTAGGCAACAGTGAAATAAATTTTTATCCTGGTGTGAGTTACCGACACCTTATGGTCTGGAAAAATGGAGAATACAGTGTGGACTGCACTCCACCTCATGATATAACCGGCAAGGACATAGCGGATTATCTTCCGGTAGGTGATGGAGAAGATGTCCTGAGAAATATTATGATGTCGTCTGTAGAGATATTAGAATCACACCCTGTTAATAGGATCAGGGCGAGGAAAGGATTAAAACCCGCTAATAGCATCTGGTTATGGGGGCAGGGCAAGAAACCCAATCTACCTACTTTCAAGGGAAAATACGGGCTTAGAGGGGCTTTAATCTCTGCTGTAAACCTTACAAAAGGCTTAGGTGTCCATGCAGGCTTCAGTATAATTAATGTTAAAGGAGCCACAGGTTGGATTGATACTAATTATTACGGAAAGGCAAAGGCAGCTTTAAAGGCCCTGAAGACTGTAGACTTTGTGTATCTGCATGTAGAGGCTCCTGATGAGGCAGGCCACAGGGGAGATATAGATTTAAAGATAAAGGCAATAGAGGATTTTGATTTAAAGGTTGTCGGCCCCATAACGGATGGGATCACAGGCTTTAAAGATTATAAAATTTTGCTCTTACCTGACCATCCAACGCCAATCGAGGCGAAGACTCACACATCAGAGCCTGTGCCTTTTGTTATTTACAGGAGTGACAGGAAGGTAATCTCAAAAGCAAAGGGTTTTGATGAAGATATAGCGAATGTGCAGGGTGTGCTTAAATTCGAAGAAGGCTATAAGCTCATGGATTATTTTATTGGAGGAGAGTAGAAGCAAATTGGCATTGATTGTGCAAAAATATGGCGGCACTTCGGTTGGAGATATTGAGAGGATTAGAGCAGTTGCAAAGCGTGTGGTGGCAACTAAAAAACAGGGGCATAAAGTAGTAGTTGTTGTCTCTGCTATGGCAGGAGAAACCGATAAGCTTGTAAATCTTGCCCAGCAAATAACAGAGGTCCCTGACGAAAGAGAGATGGATGTGCTCCTGTCTTCAGGAGAAAGGGTAAGCAGCGCCCTTATGGTTATGGCTATACAGTCGCTGGGATTTAAAGCTATAAGCCTTACTGGCAGGCAGGCGGGTATAATTACTGACAGTGCCCATACAAAAGCGAGAATTGAGAGGATAACAACCGANNNNAAAGAGCTATTGCTGAAGATATGATACCGGTTATTGCA contains:
- a CDS encoding cofactor-independent phosphoglycerate mutase → MKYMVLIGDGMADRPLKELSGKTCLQAANTPNMDMLASEGEVGMLRTIPEGFPPGSDVANLSVLGYDPLKYYTGRAPFEAASMGVKLGERDIAYRCNLVTLKILKSGKSPHVRGRAFMDDYSSGHISTKEAKPLIEEINQKLGNSEINFYPGVSYRHLMVWKNGEYSVDCTPPHDITGKDIADYLPVGDGEDVLRNIMMSSVEILESHPVNRIRARKGLKPANSIWLWGQGKKPNLPTFKGKYGLRGALISAVNLTKGLGVHAGFSIINVKGATGWIDTNYYGKAKAALKALKTVDFVYLHVEAPDEAGHRGDIDLKIKAIEDFDLKVVGPITDGITGFKDYKILLLPDHPTPIEAKTHTSEPVPFVIYRSDRKVISKAKGFDEDIANVQGVLKFEEGYKLMDYFIGGE